One Falco naumanni isolate bFalNau1 chromosome 15, bFalNau1.pat, whole genome shotgun sequence DNA segment encodes these proteins:
- the N4BP1 gene encoding NEDD4-binding protein 1 isoform X4, with protein sequence MHCIFVGAQSLFLNSLIQDTCADIMVLEIGLLSIKGVTEAVVMAQSHVQQFVKLFENNESLLSDNESEIKKQFRQFVESHADKYTMDLLILPSSLKRELLILTQTECCEVESEIIDLTGSESPTEFLQNEASKVIATNRDGRASSEEARNSAGTPVTELTKQMDTVFSDAPETGFSPINVMPLSEAVVPKERQSCKRRSSHDEERLPKKPFSLENDQEVKPASHSNPSDSKAITDLFSDSYSESDDPSYCLKEAGDTSEEMEYTILVNFFRTMGYSQNIVEKVIGILGQSVEPLTLLEEIEKENIKFQKEHEQSSQKPRTIDPPLGSNANNSQKLEDKGISSNRSPLKLSHTSNETKNEHHKIRDSPSIQVNAEGKTHMLVRKPASPSNKNSTVCYKQRGIYCPGKNHSSRSGDVETDGVNSGVTQALKDADFVARGSSDVQHSSTKTKTAVQQKSAGPSIVQNSHPVFEDQFGHCSSSPVRFQNQRLSQTSDSENLTPDHVLSTQIHPSDSDRETVGPRRHHSDPSITGVQRFLDSLKKPYKLELKNEPGNPYLKHIIIDGSNVAISHGLRKFFSCRGIAIAVDYFWKRGHRNITVFVPQWRTRRDPSTTEQDFLTQLQDVGILSLTPARMVLGTRIASHDDRFLLHLADKTGGVIVTNDNFREFVTESLAWRDIIQKRLLQYTFAGDIFMVPDDPLGRNGPRLDDFLRSESCSRDFWSAQNALQRSGQHYSETSFSVPVLKPTSSSQQSKNRVHDDHSSAWLPLETNTQACLAGPPQRSASETVQLREALIKIFPDYEQRQKIDKILADHPFMRDLNALSAMVLD encoded by the exons ATGCACTGCATCTTTGTTGGTGCACAGAGCCTGTTTCTCAACAGTCTTATTCAGGATACCTGTGCAGATATAATGGTGCTGGAAATAGGATTGCTCAGTATTAAGGGGGTGACAGAAGCTGTTGTTATGGCTCAAAGTCATGTTCAGCAGTTTGTGAAGCTTTTTGAGAATAATGAAAGCTTATTAAGTGACAATGAATCAGAGATTAAAAAGCAATTCAGACAATTTGTGGAATCACATGCAGATAAGTATACAATGGATTTACTGATTTTGCCTAGCTCACTAAAAAGAGAACTCCTAATTCTCACACAAACTGAATGTTGTGAAGTGGAGAGTGAGATCATAGATCTTACAGGTTCTGAAAGCCCAACAGAGTTTTTACAGAATGAAGCCTCCAAGGTAATCGCTACAAACAGAGATGGGAGAGCAAGTAGTGAGGAAGCAAGAAACAGTGCTGGGACACCTGTAACTGAGCTTACAAAGCAAATGGacactgtgttttctgatgCTCCTGAAACAGGTTTTAGTCCCATAAATGTTATGCCTCTgtcagaggcagtggtgcctaAAGAAAGGCAGTCATGTAAAAGAAGATCTTCGCACGATGAGGAAAGACTCCCTAAAAAGCCGTTCTCTTTGGAAAATGATCAGGAAGTGAAACCTGCCTCACACAGTAATCCTTCAGACAGCAAGGCAATTACTGATCTGTTTTCAGATAGCTACAGTGAATCAGATGATCCTAGTTATTGCCTTAAAGAAGCTGGTGATACCAGTGAGGAAATGGAATATACGATTCTTGTGAACTTTTTCAGAACAATGGGATATTCCCAAAATATTGTAGAAAAAGTTATTGGTATCCTGGGACAATCTGTGGAACCATTAACATTGCTAGaagaaattgaaaaggaaaatataaaatttcaaaaagaaCATGAGCAGTCATCTCAAAAGCCTAGAACTATCGATCCTCCTTTAGGGAGTAATGCAAATAACTCACAAAAGCTAGAAGACAAAGGCATTTCTAGCAATAGAAGTCCACTTAAATTGAGTCATacttcaaatgaaacaaaaaatgaacaTCACAAAATAAGAGATTCACCAAGCATACAAGTCAATGCAGAAGGTAAAACACATATGTTAGTACGCAAACCTGCTTCTCCTTCCAATAAAAATTCAACTGTATGCTATAAACAAAGAGGCATTTATTGTCCTGGTAAGAATCACAGTTCAAGGTCGGGTGATGTAGAAACTGATGGTGTAAATTCTGGCGTTACACAAGCTCTAAAAGACGCTGATTTTGTGGCCAGAGGGAGCTCAGATGTGCAGCATTCCTCAACTAAGACTAAAACTGCAGTTCAGCAAAAATCTGCAGGGCCCTCAATTGTACAGAATAGTCATCCTGTTTTTGAGGACCAATTTGGACACTGCAGCTCTTCTCCAGTGAGATTTCAGAACCAACGCCTTTCCCAAACCTCAGATTCTGAAAATCTTACCCCAGACCATGTATTGTCTACACAAATACATCCTTCAGATTCTGATAGAGAGACAGTGGGACCACGCAGACATCATTCTGATCCTTCAATTACTGGAGTCCAAAGATTTTTGGATTCTCTGAAAAAGCCATACAAACTGGAGTTGAAAAATGAACCTGGGAATCCATATTTAAAACATATCATTATTGATGGAAGCAATGTTGCAATTTC TCATGGTCTAAGGAAATTCTTCTCCTGTCGAGGAATTGCAATAGCTGTTGACTACTTTTGGAAACGTGGCCATAGaaatattactgtatttgttCCACAGTGGAGAACAAGACGTGATCCTTCCACTACAG AGCAGGATTTCTTAACGCAGCTCCAAGATGTTGGAATATTGTCTTTAACCCCTGCAAGGATGGTTTTAGGAACAAGAATTGCTTCTCATGACGACAG GTTTTTGTTACACCTTGCTGATAAAACTGGAGGTGTTATTGTGACTAATGATAACTTCAGAGAATTTGTGACAGAATCACTTGCCTGGAGAGACATTATTCAAAAAAG GTTGCTGCAGTACACTTTTGCTGGTGACATATTTATGGTTCCTGATGATCCTTTGGGAAGAAATGGGCCTAGATTAGATGACTTCCTTCGGAGTGAAAGCTGTTCTAG AGATTTTTGGTCAGCACAAAACGCTTTACAGAGAAGTGGACAACATTATTCTGAGACATCCTTCTCCGTACCAGTCCTCAAACCAACTAGTAGCAGTCAACAGTCTAAAAACAGAGTACATGATGATCACTCATCAGCGTGGCTTCCACTGGAAACAAACACACAGGCTTGCCTAGCAGGGCCACCACAGAGATCTGCCTCAGAAACAGTACAGCTAAGAGAAGCTCTGATAAAAATTTTTCCTGACtatgagcaaagacagaagATTGATAAAATACTAGCTGATCATCCATTCATGAGAGATCTTAATGCACTGTCTGCCATGGTGCTTGACTGA
- the N4BP1 gene encoding NEDD4-binding protein 1 isoform X3, which translates to MTSAGCGWEPGDSPCCCPGARCHGRPERGAALMAARWAARGSQPERGVDEFTVPAEKSRLLEGSRVRIESLFEEYIKGLCEPELEEKEYYPKDMHCIFVGAQSLFLNSLIQDTCADIMVLEIGLLSIKGVTEAVVMAQSHVQQFVKLFENNESLLSDNESEIKKQFRQFVESHADKYTMDLLILPSSLKRELLILTQTECCEVESEIIDLTGSESPTEFLQNEASKVIATNRDGRASSEEARNSAGTPVTELTKQMDTVFSDAPETGFSPINVMPLSEAVVPKERQSCKRRSSHDEERLPKKPFSLENDQEVKPASHSNPSDSKAITDLFSDSYSESDDPSYCLKEAGDTSEEMEYTILVNFFRTMGYSQNIVEKVIGILGQSVEPLTLLEEIEKENIKFQKEHEQSSQKPRTIDPPLGSNANNSQKLEDKGISSNRSPLKLSHTSNETKNEHHKIRDSPSIQVNAEGKTHMLVRKPASPSNKNSTVCYKQRGIYCPGKNHSSRSGDVETDGVNSGVTQALKDADFVARGSSDVQHSSTKTKTAVQQKSAGPSIVQNSHPVFEDQFGHCSSSPVRFQNQRLSQTSDSENLTPDHVLSTQIHPSDSDRETVGPRRHHSDPSITGVQRFLDSLKKPYKLELKNEPGNPYLKHIIIDGSNVAISHGLRKFFSCRGIAIAVDYFWKRGHRNITVFVPQWRTRRDPSTTEQDFLTQLQDVGILSLTPARMVLGTRIASHDDRFLLHLADKTGGVIVTNDNFREFVTESLAWRDIIQKRLLQYTFAGDIFMVPDDPLGRNGPRLDDFLRSESCSRDFWSAQNALQRSGQHYSETSFSVPVLKPTSSSQQSKNRVHDDHSSAWLPLETNTQACLAGPPQRSASETVQLREALIKIFPDYEQRQKIDKILADHPFMRDLNALSAMVLD; encoded by the exons gAGTATATTAAGGGACTTTGTGAACCAGAGCTAGAAGAAAAGGAGTACTACCCAAAGGACATGCACTGCATCTTTGTTGGTGCACAGAGCCTGTTTCTCAACAGTCTTATTCAGGATACCTGTGCAGATATAATGGTGCTGGAAATAGGATTGCTCAGTATTAAGGGGGTGACAGAAGCTGTTGTTATGGCTCAAAGTCATGTTCAGCAGTTTGTGAAGCTTTTTGAGAATAATGAAAGCTTATTAAGTGACAATGAATCAGAGATTAAAAAGCAATTCAGACAATTTGTGGAATCACATGCAGATAAGTATACAATGGATTTACTGATTTTGCCTAGCTCACTAAAAAGAGAACTCCTAATTCTCACACAAACTGAATGTTGTGAAGTGGAGAGTGAGATCATAGATCTTACAGGTTCTGAAAGCCCAACAGAGTTTTTACAGAATGAAGCCTCCAAGGTAATCGCTACAAACAGAGATGGGAGAGCAAGTAGTGAGGAAGCAAGAAACAGTGCTGGGACACCTGTAACTGAGCTTACAAAGCAAATGGacactgtgttttctgatgCTCCTGAAACAGGTTTTAGTCCCATAAATGTTATGCCTCTgtcagaggcagtggtgcctaAAGAAAGGCAGTCATGTAAAAGAAGATCTTCGCACGATGAGGAAAGACTCCCTAAAAAGCCGTTCTCTTTGGAAAATGATCAGGAAGTGAAACCTGCCTCACACAGTAATCCTTCAGACAGCAAGGCAATTACTGATCTGTTTTCAGATAGCTACAGTGAATCAGATGATCCTAGTTATTGCCTTAAAGAAGCTGGTGATACCAGTGAGGAAATGGAATATACGATTCTTGTGAACTTTTTCAGAACAATGGGATATTCCCAAAATATTGTAGAAAAAGTTATTGGTATCCTGGGACAATCTGTGGAACCATTAACATTGCTAGaagaaattgaaaaggaaaatataaaatttcaaaaagaaCATGAGCAGTCATCTCAAAAGCCTAGAACTATCGATCCTCCTTTAGGGAGTAATGCAAATAACTCACAAAAGCTAGAAGACAAAGGCATTTCTAGCAATAGAAGTCCACTTAAATTGAGTCATacttcaaatgaaacaaaaaatgaacaTCACAAAATAAGAGATTCACCAAGCATACAAGTCAATGCAGAAGGTAAAACACATATGTTAGTACGCAAACCTGCTTCTCCTTCCAATAAAAATTCAACTGTATGCTATAAACAAAGAGGCATTTATTGTCCTGGTAAGAATCACAGTTCAAGGTCGGGTGATGTAGAAACTGATGGTGTAAATTCTGGCGTTACACAAGCTCTAAAAGACGCTGATTTTGTGGCCAGAGGGAGCTCAGATGTGCAGCATTCCTCAACTAAGACTAAAACTGCAGTTCAGCAAAAATCTGCAGGGCCCTCAATTGTACAGAATAGTCATCCTGTTTTTGAGGACCAATTTGGACACTGCAGCTCTTCTCCAGTGAGATTTCAGAACCAACGCCTTTCCCAAACCTCAGATTCTGAAAATCTTACCCCAGACCATGTATTGTCTACACAAATACATCCTTCAGATTCTGATAGAGAGACAGTGGGACCACGCAGACATCATTCTGATCCTTCAATTACTGGAGTCCAAAGATTTTTGGATTCTCTGAAAAAGCCATACAAACTGGAGTTGAAAAATGAACCTGGGAATCCATATTTAAAACATATCATTATTGATGGAAGCAATGTTGCAATTTC TCATGGTCTAAGGAAATTCTTCTCCTGTCGAGGAATTGCAATAGCTGTTGACTACTTTTGGAAACGTGGCCATAGaaatattactgtatttgttCCACAGTGGAGAACAAGACGTGATCCTTCCACTACAG AGCAGGATTTCTTAACGCAGCTCCAAGATGTTGGAATATTGTCTTTAACCCCTGCAAGGATGGTTTTAGGAACAAGAATTGCTTCTCATGACGACAG GTTTTTGTTACACCTTGCTGATAAAACTGGAGGTGTTATTGTGACTAATGATAACTTCAGAGAATTTGTGACAGAATCACTTGCCTGGAGAGACATTATTCAAAAAAG GTTGCTGCAGTACACTTTTGCTGGTGACATATTTATGGTTCCTGATGATCCTTTGGGAAGAAATGGGCCTAGATTAGATGACTTCCTTCGGAGTGAAAGCTGTTCTAG AGATTTTTGGTCAGCACAAAACGCTTTACAGAGAAGTGGACAACATTATTCTGAGACATCCTTCTCCGTACCAGTCCTCAAACCAACTAGTAGCAGTCAACAGTCTAAAAACAGAGTACATGATGATCACTCATCAGCGTGGCTTCCACTGGAAACAAACACACAGGCTTGCCTAGCAGGGCCACCACAGAGATCTGCCTCAGAAACAGTACAGCTAAGAGAAGCTCTGATAAAAATTTTTCCTGACtatgagcaaagacagaagATTGATAAAATACTAGCTGATCATCCATTCATGAGAGATCTTAATGCACTGTCTGCCATGGTGCTTGACTGA